GGCGCCCTGTTTACCGATCCCGTAGCTCAGTTGGCAGAGCATCTGACTTTTAATCAGAGGGTCGCAGGTTCGAGCCCTGCCGGGATCACAAAAATGGGTACAAGGTTTAAGGGTCCATGTTCAAAGACAGGGGTCCTCACCCTGCGAGTTTTGAACCTTTTTACCCGATATGCCCGGGTGGCGGAATTGGTAGACGCGCCATCTTGAGGGGGTGGTGGCCGCAAGGTCGTGCTGGTTCGATTCCAGTCCCGGGCACATGCAGACCCGAGGGGTTTTAAAAACCCTTCGGGTTTTTTTGTCTAGGCATCTCCCCTACATCCCGCTCAGGCGGCGCCGCCGCATCCCATCGCACCCTGCCTACAGCCCGTCGTTCACCGATCGCTTATGTTAGAGAGGGAGCTTGCGCGGGGGATCGAAGCGATCCTAGGATGCAAGATGCAGGATTCCGTCCTGAAAACGGTGCTTCGGATCGGTCATCCTCCATCGGGCGATCGAAGCGCTCCGCACAAGGTCGGTGCCCGAACATTCCGTTCGAGGACGTACCGATCCCGGTTTGTGGACGTGACCTCTAAACGCAGCGTATACCGGCCATGGATGCAGTCACCACCTTTCTCCTACCCTCGAGCCTGGCGGACGCTTGGCGCGTCGGGTATCCGCTCCTGATCGGCGTCGGCGCGCTCGCGGCATGGACGTCGCTTCGGCTCGCCCTCACGACCGACCCGAAGCTGCGTTTCTTCTTCCCGTCGCTCTCCAACGGCATACTCCTCGGCATCGACCTGGCGCTCACGCTGGGCGTCGCACTCGTCGCCGCGCTCTACCTGTTCCACCCGACGACGCCGCTGGCGGCTTTCACCGCCGGCTTCACGTGGACGGCCGGCCTGGAGCTGGTCGCCCGGCCGAAACGCTCGCATGTCGAGTTCGTCCGCGACCGGGAACGCATCACCGTCGATGTAGCCGTCGAAGAGGTGGCATCATGAACGCATCGCTACTCACCCCGGGGCTTATTGCCGCCGTCCTTATCCTCGGTCTTTACCTGCTGGCCCGCACCCAGGCCGGCCGGAACCTCGCCATCCTCCTCATCATGGGAATCGGCATCGCCGCGGCGTTTTTTACGTTCGCGTACAGCGAACAGCAGAAGGCGATCGCCGGCATCGAGGCGCGCACCGACGCCGCCGGCTACGACATCGCCCACGTCGGCGGGCTGGAGTTGCGCGCCCTGCGCTATATCGAAGCCCTGGAAGACAGCCTCCGCGCCGGCCCGGATACGGCCGCCAGCCTGGCCGACTACGCCTCGCTCCGGTCGGCGTACGACATGCTGCGCGACAGCCTCGGGCAGGAAATCGCCCGCGAGGAGCTCCAGGTGAGCATGAACGGGCAGATCATCCAGGTAGCGCTCCAGACCGACGTGACGTTCGAGACCGGCCGCGCCATTTTGTCCCTGCGGGGTGAACAGACCCTGCGTCGCGCGAAAAGCGGGATCGCCGAGGCGTTGCAGCGGCTGCCCGGCCACATCGTGCGCGTGGAAGGCCACGCCGACAGCCGGCCGCTTTCGGTGGAGATGTATTTTGAGGACTACGACCGCTATGCGCTCGACTTCACCAACTGGGAGCTGTCGACGCTGCGCGCCGTCAGCGCGGCCCGGTTCCTGCAGGAGGAACTGCGGCTGCCGGCGGAGCGGCTCCAGGTCGTGGGCTGGTCGGAATACCACCCGCGGGCGACAAACCGCACGGCCGCCGGCCGCGCGATGAACCGCCGGATCGATCTGATCATCGCGCCCATCGAGGAGCCCTCCCTGCTGCCGAAACGCCCGGGCTGACCGGCTCAGGCTCGATGACTCAGCGCGTGGCCGGATTCCACGCCGGCGGGGAGGCCGACACGGATCGTGAAATAAAACGTCGCACCCTCCCCTTCCTTGCCGGTGCTTTCCAACCACATGGTGCCCCCCATCAGTTCACACAATTGTTTGCTGATGGCGAGTCCGAGACCCGTGCCGCCAAATTTACGTGTCGTCGACGCGTCCACCTGGCTGAAGGAGCTAAACAACACGCCCTGACTCTCGACCGGAATCCCGACCCCGGTATCGCGGACGGCGCAGCGCAATGCGAGAAAGCCGTCGTCCTCACCGGGTTCGGCCGTGAGTTCGATGGCTACGAAGCCTTTTTTCGTAAACTTGATGCCGTTGTTGACCAGATTGGTCAACACCTGCCGGCACCGATGCGAATCGCCGAGAATCAGCGCCGGCACCGTCTCGTCGATGCTGACGCGCAGGTCGAGGTCTTTCTTTCGGGCGGCGCCCGCGAGGATGTCGACGACGCCGGCAATGCAATCCCGGATGTCGAATTCCACCGATTCGATCAGGAGCCGGCCCGCTTCCAGTTTTGAGAAGTCCAGGATGTCGTTGATGATGCGAATGAGCATTTCGCCGCTCTCGCGGATCGTCTGGACATATTCACCTTGCTCCTCATCCAGTTCGGTCAGCTGCAGCAGGCTGAGCATGCCGATCACCCCGTTCATCGGCGTCCGGATCTCGTGGCTCATGTTGGCCAGGAAATACGATTTCGCTTCGATGGCCGCTTCCGCCTGCCGCAGGAGCTCCTGGGCCCGGATCGACTGGGTGATGAGCGCATCGGTCGCTCGTTGTTCTTCCGTCACGTCGCGCACGAGCCAGCTCAGCCCCACCGCATCGTGAAAGATCACGCTCGACGCCGAGATCTGTACGGGGATCGTCTCTCCGTCGGCTCGAATCCCGCGGCTGTCGATGCGCTTGAGCACGAAACCCGCGACGGGATTCGCCTCGTGAAATCCCTGCTCGGCGATCAGCCAGGTCGCCTCAGGCAGCAGCGTGTCGATGGATACCCCGATCACTTCGTCTCGTTCGTAGCCGAACATCTCCAGCAGAGCCGGATTCACGCGCTCGATCTTGCCCGTGTGGTCGGTTGCGAGGTGCCCGTCCACCATCGCGTCCAGCACCGCGCGCTCGCGCGCCTGCGTCCCCTGCACCAGCTCGGCCGTATGCTGGACCCACATATCCAACCGCGAGAGCACGATGGCGAGCGTGAGGATCACGCCCGTAGCCACCACGATCCACGTCATGAGGTTGCCCGGCGTGAACAGCAGGCCGGTTGCCGGCGGGCCGTCCGCCAGGCGATAAAATTGCGCCGCGGCCATCGCGGTGTAGTGCATGCCGGCGACGGCGCCGCCCATGGCCAGGCTGGCGAGTATACGAAACAGGCCGGCGTACCGCCGCTCGCGGTGGGCCAGGACGGTGTGGATCCAAAGCGAAACCCAGGCGAGCAAAAACGCGACGCCCAGGGAGGCCGCGAACAGCTCGGGACGATACCGGAACGTCATATCCATCCGGATCGCCTCCATCCCTACATAGTGCATGGTGCCGATGCCGAGGGCCAGATGCAACGCGGCCGTGGCGTGCCGATTCCCGGAGCCCCAGCCAGACAGGAAACGCAGGGCGCTGTAGCTTCCGAGCACGACCGGCACGATGGAGAGCAAGGTGATGGGCAGGTCGAACGCCATCTCATCACCCAGGAAATGGGCCAGCATGGCGGTGAAATGCATCGTCCACACCCCGACCCCCATCGCAAAGGCGCCCATCCACATCCAGTTTCGGCGGGCGCGGTCCGTTCGCGCCTTTTTGAGCCGATCGACCACCGAGAGCGCGGCGAAACTGGCCAGGGAAGCGATCAGGATCGACAGCACGACGAGGAAAACGTCGTGCTGTCCGTGGTCAGGAAGCCTGACGGCCGCCGGTACATCGCCAAATCGCCAGAAAGGAATCATCAGGAAGGCTTGCGTGTGAACTGGATAAGAGGCTAGGTTTGTCGCACGCAAAGGATTAAATCGGATCAAACGGGCCTTCCACGTACCCGGTCGATCCATCCTTCGTTATTGCTTTCACGCGCGCGCGTCGCACGCGCAGTGTCCTGCGTATCGGCCGGCCGGCCGGTCGCTTAAACGCCGGCCCGATCGAACCCCGCTCGTTCGATCGCCCTCGTGCGCATCGAACCCATCAAGACGCGACCCCATGCCGCACCTCGTGATCATCGGCGCCGGCATTGCCGGGTTAGCCCATGCTGTTGCCGGCCTCGCGCGCGGATGGCGCGTCAGCGTGATCGAACGCAGTCCGAAGCCGCGCGGAGCATCCACCCAGAATTTCGGGATGGTCTGGCCGATCGGGCAGGCCCTCGGGCCGCGCCGCGCCCGCGCGCTGCGGTCGCGCGCCATCTGGAAGGCGTTGAGCCGGCGGGCCGGCTTCGCGTTCGACGAGCGGGGTACGCTCTTGCTAGCCTACACGCCCGAGGCGTTGGCCGTGGCGCAGGAATTCGCGGCGCAGACCGCAGAGGAAGGCACGGTCGAGCTGCTCGATCCGGCGCGCGTGGCCCGGATGCATCCTGCCGTGCGCCTCGATGGGCTTCAGGCCGGCGTTTTCAGTAGCGTGGAGGCGAGGGTCTCGCCGACGGAGACCCTGGGGGCGCTCATCACGTGGCTGGCCGGCGAAGGGGTGCGTTTCCATTTCGGATCTGCCGCGACCGCCGTGCACCCCGGCGCCGTCGAAACGAGCGACGGCGTGCGCCATCCCTTCGATCGCTGCCTCATCTGCAGCGGCGACGACACGACCACCCTGTTCCCCCGCGCCCTCGCCGAGGCCGGCTGTTCGCGTATCCGGCTCCAGATGCTGCGCACGGCGCCGATGCCTTCGGACTGGCGCCTGGGGCCGGCGCTCGCATCCGAGCTGTCGATGGCGTTTTACGCCAGTTTTGCGGGGTGTCCCTCGATTTCCCGTCTCCAGGAGCGGCTGCATCGGCGCGAGGCCGACGCGCTGCGGTACGGCATCCACGTGCTGGCCGTTCAGGATGCCGCGGGCGCGCTCGTCATCGGCGATTCGCACACCGACGACACGGAAACGCCGGCCGCCTATTCGAGTGCCATCGAGCGGCTCATACTCGGACAGCTGGACCGGTTTCTCGACGCGCCGCTATCATCCATCGAAAGCCGGTGGCTCGGGCATTACCTGCGCGCGCCGGCGGGGCAAACGCACGTGCGCCTCGCGCCGGCAGAAGGCGTGGAGATCGTGACAGGACTTGGAGGCGGCGGGATGACGCTTTCGTTCGCGCTGGCGGAAGAGACGCTCGACAATGTCGGGCCGGCGATCGATCAATCCTGATACAGGCGTCGGGTGGAGCGGGACACCGGCAGGAAGGCCAGCAGCACCATAAAGGCGCAAAAGAAAACGAGAGCCACGGCGGCTAATTCGACAGGTCCCAACATGGCGATGATCCGGGAAGGCGCTGGAAGTTTGGACTGTTCGGACGTAAGCCACTGGCGCTTGTTTCGACGCGCCGCGCGCCAGCACGCGTTTTGACAGAATGAGTATTGATTTGCGACACTCTGGTGACATCCTGCCCTGGCCGCGGCGAAAAACGGGGCGGATCGGCGGCGCTCGACCGCATCCTTCCACTTAAGATCATTTTACAATCCGTTACCAGAGCCGGCGAATGGCGCGATGCCGGCGGCTTCATTCCCCGCCGGCCCACGCGCCGGGAATTTCCTCCGGGGATGCGCCCGGGATTCACGACGAACTTGGCACGATCCTCGTCAGGCCCCGTTCGATCATATCCAGATCGCATACGACACATACACCTCATCGTCCGCGCAGGTATCCGGCATGCGCGACGCCGGCATGGGAAGGATCACCGGAGCCCGCGCAGTCTTGCAAGACTTTTATGACACTTTGCGCACATTCTCGGAACGCATCCGATTATATTTAGGGCTCCCCTTCCCCACTGGCTACTCTTCCACTACAAATCTGTTGGGATTTTATGCGACAGAGCAGTACGAACTCATGGGGCACCGCAGTAAGTCTGGCTTTAGCTATTCTGGCATTCCTGTTTATCTTCCTGTCCGTAGCCATTCTCGGTCTCGGCGGATAATGACTCGAAGTTGACGTAAAAGCGTGTGCACGCCGTGCTCCGGAATCGACCTCGCAGGTGAACGACCCGACGTTCATGCGGCACGACAGGTCCTTCCGGAGCACGGCCGCCTTTTTTAGAGATGGGGGATTTCCCTCAGTCGACCAGGCGATCGAGGCGTTCGGCCTCTTCCCATCGTTTGGGCACTTTTCCCCCCAGGTCCCGGATCCGCGTCTTGATGTTCTCGATCCGGTTCTTCTGATCGGGGTCGTCGCCGATGTCCGTCCGCATCATATCCAGCGCCTCGATATACTGATCGAGCGCGCGTTCCCGATTGCCTTTGGACGTGTCGCGCTCGGCGCTTTCGAGCAGGAAGCCGCTCAGGTTATGCTCGACCCGTTTGCGCAGGAGCATCGCATTCGCCTCCCCGAGCTGGACGCGGTATTTCTCGATGGCCTCGATGATCCGGTTCAGCTGTTCCACCTTCGGAGGCTTGTCGCTGATGCCGTCGCCGGCGTCGGCGCCTACGGACCGCAGCAACCCCTCGATATACTCGCGCACGAACTTGCGCTCGGTGACATAGATGCGCGCCACCCATTCCTGCGGGGACGGTTTGAGCGATAGGAGGCCCTTTTCGAAATAGGGCACCAGCTCGCGGAGGTTACGGATCGCCTCCTGGCTGCGCGCGAGACGTACGTCGACATCGCGCGAGCGTCGCATCTGGGAAAGGTTCTCGTTGAGCGTTTTCATCGCTGCCACGATCCGGCCTTTCACCGACGTCTCGCACTTCTGGCAAAGCCCATCCCTGGAAAGCGAGATGAACCATCCTTTATTCCCACACCACTTGCATTGCCGCATAACCCAACAGGGTAGAATCCGAGGATGCAGAATGTCGATAGATACGTCCCTGCAGACGATGCCACATCCCCTTGACGTGCCGACGGGTCGTTGAAGGACTCCGGCGTCTCGCATCACAAAAGCCAGCGCCCATCGGGATGTCACGCTGAATCGCCGTGCGTATCGGCTGTTCTATTACTCGCGTTGCCAGACACTGTTGCATCGCGTTCTCATCTATTTCACGAAACGCTACATAGCGCCCATAGACCTCCTTTTCTGTTTTCCGAGGCCTTCGACCCGGATGAGCGCGACCGGAGCCCCCGCCGACCCCATGAATAAATGACGCATCGGCGGGCGGCGGCACTATTGTTGTGCCCGCTTTTTACGCCGTATCACTCTGAAACACGGCGCACGATCACGGCGCACACGACGCGTCCGCTGCATCTCCTGTCCGATCATACGCTGCCACCGACGACACCGAACGATCACGCGTTTCGCCGTCGAACACCACATCTACCGTCCAGTCCCCCGGATCAGCAACCTGTATCCGCCATGCTCACCCCCTTGCGTTCCCCGTCGAGGCGCGCTTCGGCCGACGTGCCCGATCCAGCCCGCGTGCTGGTCGTCGACCCGCATCCGATCATCGGCGACGCCGTCCGCTCGTTGCTGAGCGCCACCGACGACCTGGTCTTCGCCGGCTTCGCGGCGACGGCGAGCGATGCCCAGCGCGCGATACGACGCACGACGCCGCATGTCGTCCTCCTCGAACTCTCGCTCGACGACGGGTACGGGCTGGACCTCGCGGCGCAGCTGCTCATTCTGCATCCCAGGCTCCGCATCATCATCTACACGATGTACGCGGAACAGGTCTTTGCCGAACGCGCCATTGAAGTCGGCGCCGCCGGCTATCTCATGAAACGCGCCGACCCCGCGGAGCTGCTCGAAGGCATCCGGCGGGTGTTGCGGCAGGAAACCTACCTCAGCGCGTCCGCCACGACGCGCCTGCTCAACAAAATCACCCGGCGGCGCACCCGCGAGACGGCGCATACCCTGGAGCGCCTCACCCATCGGGAGCTGGCGGTGTTGCTGATGCTGGGCGAAGGCTCCACGCCCCTCGACATCGCGAGCCGGCTCAGCCTCGATCGAAAAACCGTCGAGACGCACCGCCGGCGGGTCAAGGAAAAACTCGGCTTCGAGAGCATCTCGTCCCTGCTGCACTATGCCACCAACTGGCGCCATGCGCAGGGCGCCCTGGAGCCGCCGGCGGAGAACGACGTCTGAAGACCCGGTCGCGATCTGGCGTATTTACGGGATAGTATTGATGCCATGGTCCGGTTAGACTGTTTCAAGACGGCCTTCGCGCCGGTTGTTCTAACCGCTCTGTTGCATCGCGCTGGAATCCAACCCAAATACGTCCTCCCCCGGAGACGAGCCGGCCGATCCGCCCAGGCCGGCCGAACCCGATCCCATGCGCACCTGGGCCCGGCAGGACCCCCGGTACGCACAGAGCGATCCCCGTTTCGAGCACAAGGACCCCGACTGGTCCTCCACCGACCCCCGCTTCGTCAACAAGGATCCCCGCTTCGAGAAGACCGACGAGCGGCTCACCCGCATCGACCCGAAGTGGAAGATCGAGAAAAAAGGAGACGACTAGACCGGGCAGGACGACTCCGCCGGCGCCTGGCGAGGCGGTGCGGGGCGCAAAAAAAACGGCCGGCGAAGGGTTGCTTGCCGGCCGGGTGTGGTGGTAAATCGGGAGTATCTAGCTCTGGAACACCAGATCGTCCGTCTTAACCCGGCGCTGCAACCGGGCATAGAGTTCCCAGAGCGCCGTTTTGGAGGCGTCGGACGCCAGCATGTTCGTCGCTTCCTCGTAGCCGATCCATCGGTAATCGGCCCCGGGGTCGGAGGGGTGCAGGGACTCGGAGCCGACTTCGACGCCGAAACAATACTGCGGCAGCACAAAACGGCCGCCGGTCGAGGTCATCGTGCCGGCAAATTGGGTAGCCGGCACGGCGTTTACGCAATCAAGCACCATAAATCGTTCTTCGCCCAGATCCAGCCCGGCTTCGTGACCGCTTTCGCGCTTGGCCGCTTCGATCGGGGTCTCCAGTTCCTGGCTCTTGCCAGAGATGCCATGCCAGTTCGCGTTCTCGGGGTGCTGGAACACGGCGAACTGGACGTTCTGATCCACGACACGGTACGGGAAGACGAGCACTTGAAAGGGTGTACGGGTCATAATGCGTTTCCTCTGATGATTAGCAGGACGTAGAGAAGAGGGGATGAAGATAGTGTTAAGGAATTAAGGCCCGAGCGAGATCAAGGGCAACAGCATGATGTGAAAAAGTGCAACCGTTCAATGCGCGACGACCCAGTCCAGCATCCGGTCGTCATCGAACAGAAACCGACCCTCGAACGGCCGGCCTTCCAGGAGATGCGGGATCCAGATCCGGTCGTCTTCCCACATCTCGTC
This genomic interval from Rhodothermales bacterium contains the following:
- a CDS encoding MHYT domain-containing protein, translating into MLSILIASLASFAALSVVDRLKKARTDRARRNWMWMGAFAMGVGVWTMHFTAMLAHFLGDEMAFDLPITLLSIVPVVLGSYSALRFLSGWGSGNRHATAALHLALGIGTMHYVGMEAIRMDMTFRYRPELFAASLGVAFLLAWVSLWIHTVLAHRERRYAGLFRILASLAMGGAVAGMHYTAMAAAQFYRLADGPPATGLLFTPGNLMTWIVVATGVILTLAIVLSRLDMWVQHTAELVQGTQARERAVLDAMVDGHLATDHTGKIERVNPALLEMFGYERDEVIGVSIDTLLPEATWLIAEQGFHEANPVAGFVLKRIDSRGIRADGETIPVQISASSVIFHDAVGLSWLVRDVTEEQRATDALITQSIRAQELLRQAEAAIEAKSYFLANMSHEIRTPMNGVIGMLSLLQLTELDEEQGEYVQTIRESGEMLIRIINDILDFSKLEAGRLLIESVEFDIRDCIAGVVDILAGAARKKDLDLRVSIDETVPALILGDSHRCRQVLTNLVNNGIKFTKKGFVAIELTAEPGEDDGFLALRCAVRDTGVGIPVESQGVLFSSFSQVDASTTRKFGGTGLGLAISKQLCELMGGTMWLESTGKEGEGATFYFTIRVGLPAGVESGHALSHRA
- a CDS encoding NUDIX domain-containing protein; this encodes MTRTPFQVLVFPYRVVDQNVQFAVFQHPENANWHGISGKSQELETPIEAAKRESGHEAGLDLGEERFMVLDCVNAVPATQFAGTMTSTGGRFVLPQYCFGVEVGSESLHPSDPGADYRWIGYEEATNMLASDASKTALWELYARLQRRVKTDDLVFQS
- a CDS encoding OmpA family protein, with the translated sequence MNASLLTPGLIAAVLILGLYLLARTQAGRNLAILLIMGIGIAAAFFTFAYSEQQKAIAGIEARTDAAGYDIAHVGGLELRALRYIEALEDSLRAGPDTAASLADYASLRSAYDMLRDSLGQEIAREELQVSMNGQIIQVALQTDVTFETGRAILSLRGEQTLRRAKSGIAEALQRLPGHIVRVEGHADSRPLSVEMYFEDYDRYALDFTNWELSTLRAVSAARFLQEELRLPAERLQVVGWSEYHPRATNRTAAGRAMNRRIDLIIAPIEEPSLLPKRPG
- a CDS encoding TIGR03364 family FAD-dependent oxidoreductase, coding for MPHLVIIGAGIAGLAHAVAGLARGWRVSVIERSPKPRGASTQNFGMVWPIGQALGPRRARALRSRAIWKALSRRAGFAFDERGTLLLAYTPEALAVAQEFAAQTAEEGTVELLDPARVARMHPAVRLDGLQAGVFSSVEARVSPTETLGALITWLAGEGVRFHFGSAATAVHPGAVETSDGVRHPFDRCLICSGDDTTTLFPRALAEAGCSRIRLQMLRTAPMPSDWRLGPALASELSMAFYASFAGCPSISRLQERLHRREADALRYGIHVLAVQDAAGALVIGDSHTDDTETPAAYSSAIERLILGQLDRFLDAPLSSIESRWLGHYLRAPAGQTHVRLAPAEGVEIVTGLGGGGMTLSFALAEETLDNVGPAIDQS
- a CDS encoding response regulator transcription factor; protein product: MLTPLRSPSRRASADVPDPARVLVVDPHPIIGDAVRSLLSATDDLVFAGFAATASDAQRAIRRTTPHVVLLELSLDDGYGLDLAAQLLILHPRLRIIIYTMYAEQVFAERAIEVGAAGYLMKRADPAELLEGIRRVLRQETYLSASATTRLLNKITRRRTRETAHTLERLTHRELAVLLMLGEGSTPLDIASRLSLDRKTVETHRRRVKEKLGFESISSLLHYATNWRHAQGALEPPAENDV